A DNA window from Engystomops pustulosus chromosome 6, aEngPut4.maternal, whole genome shotgun sequence contains the following coding sequences:
- the LOC140066080 gene encoding somatotropin — protein sequence MASGLCSSLGLLLIICLQSPPGFSAFPQIPLASLLNNAVIRAQHLHQFVTDTYRDYERTFIREDKRYSNKNSYAMFCYSETIPAPTDKDNTHQRSDMDLLRFSLTLIQSWMTPVQSLNRLFTNQLLGTAVFEKLRDLEEGLYALMRELDDGNARNFGLLTFTYDKFDPHPDIDDEARIKNYGLLSCFKKDMHKVETYLKVMKCRRFVESNCMV from the exons ATGGCTTCAG GATTATGTTCCTCTCTTGGACTGTTGCTCATCATTTGCCTTCAAAGCCCACCGGGGTTTAGTGCTTTCCCCCAGATACCTCTGGCCAGTTTGCTCAATAATGCGGTCATCAGGGCACAACACCTTCACCAGTTTGTGACAGATACATACAGGGACTAC GAACGAACATTCATCCGTGAAGATAAGAGATACTCCAATAAGAACTCCTATGCAATGTTCTGCTACTCAGAGACCATTCCAGCACCAACTGACAAGGACAACACTCACCAGAGATCA GACATGGACCTCCTCCGATTCTCCCTAACCCTCATTCAGTCTTGGATGACCCCAGTTCAATCGCTGAATCGACTGTTTACCAACCAATTGCTCGGGACTGCTGTGTTTGAGAAACTGAGAGACCTGGAAGAAGGATTATATGCTCTTATGAGG GAACTAGATGACGGAAATGCACGTAATTTCGGCCTCCTGACCTTCACATACGACAAATTTGACCCCCATCCGGACATCGATGATGAAGCTCGTATTAAAAACTATGGTCTTCTGTCCTGCTTCAAGAAAGACATGCACAAAGTAGAGACTTACCTGAAAGTAATGAAGTGTCGGAGGTTTGTGGAGAGCAACTGTATGGTCTAA